The following are encoded together in the Babesia microti strain RI chromosome II, complete genome genome:
- a CDS encoding Protein RRP5 homolog (overlaps_old_locusTagID:BBM_II00635), translated as MNIDWLGTGSKPKKVKIVDTKTVISKTKRKKKPRAREKEIRKIENKYVNGSWKENPESPWDFERLLVENNKLAETWIRYMAYHLNNSNLKLAREVAERGIKAITINDLQGRMNLWIAYLNMEVKYGDNAKDVFKRSINCNDPATMYIKMFRIYSKCGKAELAMETANEGISKFPDLNELWIDLLKFYYKEGKADCAKELHKKASQRCSKREFCYITSQIALLEYKYGDPNSGQDMFEKLLDENAKRMDFWQQYIDAHIKYKLKNFDNMEKSKRTESMEQLRNIFKRATYLGLKPKKMKIIFAKWLSFETDYGDAKSQATVRERARQYVESLG; from the exons ATGAATATTGATTGGTTGGGAACAGGGTCTAAGCCTAAGAAGGTCAAAATTGTGGACACTAAGACGGTAATCTCAAAAACTAAGAGAAAAAAGAAACCC CGCGCTAGGGAAAAGGAGATTAGGAAGATTGAGAATAAATATGTCAATGGCTCTTGGAAGGAGAACCCCGAGTCTCCTTGGGATTTTGAGCGCTTGTTggttgaaaataataagttGGCAGAAACATGGATAAG atacatggcatatcatttaaataactCCAATCTAAAATTGGCTAGAGAGGTGGCAGAGCGAGGTATCAAGGCAATCActataaatgatttgcaGGGAAGGATGAATTTGTGGATTGCCTACTTAAATATGGAAGTAAAATATGGCGACAATGCAAAGGATGTGTTTAAGCGATCCATAAATTGTAACGACCCAGCTACGATGTACATTAAGATGTTTCGCATCTATAGCAAATGTGGGAAGGCGGAGTTAGCAATGGAAACGGCCAATGAAGGTATTTCTAAGTTCCCAGATTTAAATGAG TTATGGATTGACTTGTTGAAGTTTTATTATAAGGAGGGAAAGGCGGATTGTGCCAAAGAATTGCATAAAAAAGCATCCCAACGGTGTTCAAAAAGGGAGTTTTGTTATATAACATCACAAATAGCACTATTAGAATATAAGTATGGAGATCCAAACAG TGGCCAGGATATGTTTGAAAAGCTTCTAGATGAAAATGCCAAACGTATGGATTTTTGGCAGCAATATATAGATGCTCATATcaaatacaaattgaaaaatttcgACAATATGGAGAAAAGTAAACGTACAGAGTCTATGGAGCAACTAcgaaatattttcaaacGTGCCACATATTTGGGGTTGAAACCTAAAAAGATGAAGattatttttgcaaaatgGTTGTCATTTGAAACAGATTATGGTGATGCAAAATCTCAGGCTACAGTAAGGGAAAGGGCTAGGCAATATGTTGAATCTCTGGGATGA
- a CDS encoding WDSOF1, WD repeat and SOF domain-containing protein 1 (overlaps_old_locusTagID:BBM_II00610) translates to MDVKVLQRYSGDFIAAGDRPRVTRSTNPRLHPLARGREYVRALTATKIQKIFAKPFISVMEGHTDSVTCMAINRKSLIGLFTGSANGELRVWNTMKNISMATYKAHKGFVKGVTGDNSGKFVFTCGIDGTIKQWDYHNFSTTETNSPLNAYSISSPLNGIDYNWFDENFATAGDMLDIWDISRSDPITSYDFSSGETLYSVKYNPSQECMLVSTASDNSICLFDTRANSQIKKVILRMRSNSVCWNPQKPYNFTVANEDSNLYTFDIRKFESALVVHKAFTNAVMDVDFSPTGNEFVASSFDKSIRIFGAMDSNSRDVYTTKRMQNVLCCRYSLDSKFVFSGSSDMCIRVWKSKSYDKRGPLSTREKKSIDYRSQIIERFKHTDEIRRIRKHHHVPKLIIKANQIKAVKRQSKRRKKINVMLHSKNIDTIVPEKKAAILNVQ, encoded by the exons ATGGATGTGAAAGTTTTACAGCGTTATTCTGGAGATTTTATAGCTGCAGGAGACCGGCCCAGAGTAACTAGAAGTACAAATCCGCGATTACATCCACTGGCCAGG GGTAGAGAATATGTTCGAGCCCTTACAGCTACGAAGATTCAAAAGATCTTTGCCAAACCTTTCATTTCAGTTATGGAAGGCCACACTGATTCGGTCACTTGTATGGCCATAAATCGCAAGTCCTTAATAGGCCTTTTCACTGGCTCTGCCAATGGAGAGCTAAGGGTCTGGAATACCATGAAGAACATTTCAATGGCAACTTACAAAGCTCATAAAGGATTTGTAAAAGGGGTTACTGGTGATAATTCTggcaaatttgtatttacaTGTGGTATAGATGGTACGATTAAGCAGTGGGATTATCATAATTTTAGCACAACTGAAACAAATAGCCCATTGAATGCTTATTCTATATCTTCTCCACTTAACGGCATTGATTACAATTGgtttgatgaaaattttgctaCTGCTGGTGATATGTTGGATATTTGGGACATTTCTAGGAGCGACCCAATTACATCGTATGACTTTTCCTCTGGCGAGACTCTATACAGTGTCAAATACAACCCTTCACAGGAATGCATGTTAGTATCAACAGCTTCAGATAACtcaatttgtttgtttG atacacGAGCCAATTCTCAAATTAAGAAGGTGATTTTAAGGATGCGGTCAAATAGCGTATGTTGGAATCCACAAAAACCCTATAATTTTACAGTAGCAAATGAAGATtccaatttatatacttttGACATAAGAAAATTTGAATCTGCGCTGGTTGTTCACAAGGCTTTCACCAATGCAGT GATGGATGTGGATTTTTCCCCCACTGGAAACGAATTTGTGGCAAGCTCATTTGACAAATCTATACGTATATTTGGTGCAATGGATTCTAACAGCAGAGATGTATATACGACCAAGAGGATGCAGAATGTTTTATGTTGTAGATACTCTTTGGActctaaatttgtattttcCGGCAGTTCAGATATGTGTATAAGGGTTTGGAAGTCGAAGTCTTATGACAAGCGCGGCCCTCTTAGCACCAGAGAAAAAAAATCTATTGATTATCGCAGTCAAATCATTGAGCGATTCAAGCATACAGACGAGATTAGAAGGATAAGGAAGCACCATCACGTACCAAAGCTGATTATTAAAGCCAATCAAATAAAGGCTGTGAAGAGACAATCAAAGAGGAGGAAGAAGATCAACGTTATGTTACACAGCAAGAATATCGATACAATAGTGCCTGAGAAGAAGGCAGCCATTTTGAATGTTcagtaa
- a CDS encoding hypothetical protein (overlaps_old_locusTagID:BBM_II00605) has protein sequence MSGVSDDDLFDSVANYLLVTNDGLHSKCRAGVLSRTTWYPGFTRKLGSKGRYELLKLIRNKCNNSEECKFIFRNHDPPISAGKLSFYRVEFLWKIAYMIGVFDEALQMYNKNIKKSIQHKRLDALVNRPACSIKDLEMQLKNSHRIISNVIPGRISKFEFEIIDQLNRFYNIIKMKLSLDAITDSDRGSWHSLLYSLNKIQIPNLCNITSLSSRASSGRPGCSKEYNKALLPP, from the coding sequence ATGAGTGGTGTAAGtgatgatgatttatttgaCAGCGTAGCTAATTACCTTCTGGTGACAAATGATGGCCTACATAGCAAGTGCCGAGCTGGGGTGTTAAGCAGGACAACATGGTACCCCGGATTTACCAGGAAGTTGGGTTCAAAGGGGCGTTACGAGTTACTAAAACTGATAAGAAACAAATGCAACAACAGTGAagaatgtaaatttatttttagaaACCACGATCCGCCAATTTCTGCGGGTAAGCTGTCGTTTTACCGCGTCGAATTTTTATGGAAGATAGCATATATGATAGGCGTTTTTGACGAGGCATTGCAGATGTACAACAAAAACATAAAGAAATCAATTCAACACAAACGTCTAGATGCATTAGTAAATAGGCCAGCGTGTAGCATAAAGGATTTGGAGATGCAGCTCAAGAACAGTCACCGTATAATCTCAAACGTAATTCCTGGACGAATAagcaaatttgaatttgaaatCATTGACCAGTTGAACCGTTTCTACAACATAATCAAGATGAAGCTATCGCTAGACGCCATCACGGACAGTGACAGAGGCAGCTGGCACTCGTTATTATATTCGTTAAACAAGATCCAGATACCCAACCTGTGTAACATAACAAGTCTATCGAGCCGCGCTTCAAGCGGAAGGCCCGGCTGCTCCAAAGAGTACAACAAGGCCCTGCTGCCCCCATAA
- a CDS encoding cell-traversal protein for ookinetes and sporozoites (overlaps_old_locusTagID:BBM_II00615), whose protein sequence is MKLATPFLVLTALNIVILHARRVERGYPSDVTKAHDYNLKRAIRSELETASDQIVEIIAQHVEKILQEQSPDETSFIQDGWKSTAKKITKNAVVHIAKNTIPVIAAIVADSVKPPNTDVIVYNSLFKPVCKDIFDHVSAKLDIKPDDSIWEYSGDDGYEDEDENENEEDDEFI, encoded by the exons ATGAAGTTAGCTACTCCCTTCCTAGTCTTAACTGCACTAAACATTGTTATACTCCACGCCAGGAGAGTTGAGCGCGGATACCCCAGCGATGTAACCAAGGCACACGACTACAACCTTAAGAGAGCCATAAGGAGCGAATTAGAGACAGCTTCAGATCAAATCGTAGAAATCATCGCTCAACAtg ttgaaaaaattttgcaagAACAAAGTCCCGATGAGACTTCGTTCATTCAAGATGGATGGAAGTCAACAGCTAAGAAGATAACTAAAAATGCAGTGGTTCATATTGCCAAGAATACTATACCAGTCATAGCTGCCATTGTTGCTGATAGTGTAAAGCCACCGAATACCGATGTAATTGTTTACAACAGTCTCTTCAAGCCAGTTTGCAAGGATATTTTTGACCACGTCTCGGCCAAACTTGATATCAAGCCCGATGACTCTATTTGGGAATACAGTGGTGATGATGGTTATGAAGATGaggatgaaaatgaaaatgaagaagatgatgaatttatatag
- a CDS encoding translation initiation factor eIF-3 subunit 10 (overlaps_old_locusTagID:BBM_II00630), with amino-acid sequence MQGFQKPENALKRAGELRAIGKNDEALQVLHSAIGHRFFRVQGWDIVQERIMLQYVSLCVEQRKLRLARDGLHQYRIVAQHANVVSLGKVIVELRDQAENQLKVLKEQLSPENGIAETLDKVESNVTPFSEDGYSVESPEELMASTLQVEVRDSSTRSLYEAYRFSWETYRMILDIMRATPKLEKVYHETAHKALNFCLENKRTTEFKRLCEVVRGHYSFLLKMKQKPEIESLLRPELHLETRINQLIVASEIGLWREAFNTAEDLYSLGIRDYIMKVFQTPSDYILKQREKLLKWLAIFYEKLTMVFWVSNLDLFHALAWLRYVVHIRTFKKSVSAEDMEKFASKAVLAVLSVTLFQENSDDNDYNGDSMSNYQVRRRMASLLGHTNIPTRESLKQGLIIKGIYKYSTPKVKELYELVEGSTTPLKLCSKSIPLLEFVSSDPYIAQYLPKLKEIIFHKLLLQLSKVYFTIKIDYFTSQICPKEFYEWHQAETVLIDLAYRGLLPIRLDYTNRIIQMKNNELQSRSGWYELARCMLKCMGKIGTANTGGMSAGIFAEAVNVEACKAAIPQLRQEHLDRMKMIERRRLEHQEQLMRDEEARCRQEIEEKLAEERIETIRREEALKQFELQRKIEEKVKLKSETAKQMLDEIKKLGAGQSSKIYIKGKQLEDINVQDVLDGLVDYDDLEKAREAQRIRDRQEKYRQRRAEAKKMDHLIRAVREKEMELIEEYKSKVLERDKMLLAEAQARREEKYANESAALEEEKRCLALAQDVKKLWVSRKLEEMRPIVEQKRAEQLKRLIGEIKAAKIARSRLRYLEHQKEMEMEAKRIHQEMDGVGEDAASRFNIFDVDSSRAKESPIFYRSDPSFQEAIFSKSSSNKTSSKHGSSKTASKTQSDHDIEKPERADVKGETKDTRAKEQVKRTLWRPNIAKRQSKNVDEDDDWRRK; translated from the coding sequence ATGCAGGGCTTCCAAAAGCCTGAAAATGCTCTCAAAAGGGCAGGTGAATTGCGGGCTATAGGCAAAAATGATGAAGCCCTGCAAGTTCTTCACAGTGCGATTGGACATAGATTCTTCCGCGTTCAAGGTTGGGATATTGTACAGGAACGCATAATGTTGCAATATGTATCCCTATGTGTAGAACAGCGTAAGCTAAGGTTGGCAAGGGATGGGTTGCATCAGTATAGAATTGTTGCTCAACATGCCAATGTTGTGTCCTTGGGTAAAGTTATAGTTGAACTACGCGATCAAGCGGAAAATCAACTCAAAGTGCTCAAGGAACAGCTTTCCCCTGAAAATGGGATAGCAGAAACATTGGATAAAGTCGAGTCTAACGTCACTCCCTTTTCTGAAGATGGTTATTCGGTGGAATCGCCCGAGGAACTAATGGCCAGTACCCTCCAGGTGGAAGTTAGGGACTCGAGCACCAGGTCCTTGTACGAGGCTTACAGATTTTCCTGGGAGACTTACCGCATGATCCTAGACATTATGCGCGCTACTCCCAAATTAGAAAAAGTTTACCATGAAACTGCACATAAGGCACTAAATTTCTGCTTAGAAAACAAGAGAACCACGGAATTCAAACGGCTTTGCGAAGTCGTGCGGGGGCACTATTCCTTTCTCCTGAAGATGAAACAGAAGCCAGAAATTGAGTCATTGCTTAGGCCTGAATTACACTTGGAGACCCGAATTAATCAGCTAATAGTTGCCAGTGAGATTGGTCTATGGCGCGAGGCATTTAATACTGCCGAGGATCTTTATAGTTTGGGTATAAGAGATTATATAATGAAAGTATTTCAGACGCCGTCTGACTACATTTTGAAGCAGAGGGAGAAATTACTTAAGTGGTTGGcaatattttatgaaaaacTAACCATGGTCTTTTGGGTCTCAAACTTGGACCTATTCCATGCTTTGGCTTGGTTGCGTTATGTGGTTCACATAAGAACGTTTAAGAAATCAGTGTCTGCAGAGGATATGGAGAAATTTGCCTCAAAAGCTGTGTTAGCAGTGCTTTCAGTTACATTATTCCAGGAAAACTCTGATGATAATGACTATAACGGGGATAGTATGTCTAATTACCAAGTGCGAAGACGCATGGCTTCATTACTGGGTCACACAAATATACCCACAAGGGAGTCGCTGAAGCAGggtttaattattaagGGAATTTACAAATACTCCACCCCAAAGGTTAAAGAGCTGTATGAATTAGTAGAAGGTTCCACAACCCCACTAAAACTTTGTTCAAAGTCGATACCACTCCTTGAATTCGTGTCTTCCGACCCTTATATAGCACAATATCTACCTAAATTAAAGGAGATTATCTTCCATAAATTACTGCTACAATTATCAAAGGTTTATTTtactattaaaattgattatttcaCTTCGCAAATATGCCCCAAAGAATTCTACGAATGGCATCAGGCTGAAACTGTGCTAATAGATTTGGCCTATAGGGGTCTATTGCCCATACGCCTTGACTATACTAACAGGATAATACAGATGAAGAACAACGAGTTGCAGAGTAGGAGTGGTTGGTACGAGTTGGCCAGGTGCATGCTTAAGTGCATGGGCAAAATTGGCACAGCCAACACAGGTGGCATGAGCGCAGGTATATTTGCCGAGGCAGTAAATGTTGAAGCTTGTAAAGCCGCTATACCACAACTGCGGCAGGAACATTTGGACCGCATGAAAATGATTGAAAGAAGGCGCCTTGAACACCAGGAACAGCTCATGAGGGACGAAGAGGCCAGATGTCGGCAGGAGATCGAGGAAAAGCTGGCCGAAGAGAGGATTGAGACCATAAGGAGGGAGGAGGCGCTTAAGCAGTTCGAGTTGCAAAGGAAGATTGAGGAGAAGGTCAAGCTGAAGAGCGAAACAGCTAAGCAAATGTTGGATGAAATTAAGAAGTTAGGCGCGGGCCAATCtagcaaaatttacataaagGGCAAGCAGCTGGAGGATATCAACGTACAAGACGTTCTGGACGGTTTGGTCGATTATGATGACCTTGAAAAGGCCCGTGAAGCCCAGAGGATACGGGATAGGCAGGAGAAGTATAGGCAGAGGAGAGCTGAAGCAAAGAAGATGGATCATTTGATTAGAGCTGTGAGGGAGAAGGAGATGGAGCTTATTGAAGAGTATAAAAGTAAGGTCTTGGAGAGAGATAAGATGCTTTTGGCGGAGGCGCAAGCGAGGAGGGAGGAAAAATACGCCAATGAATCCGCTGCCTTAGAAGAGGAGAAGCGGTGCCTGGCTTTAGCTCAGGATGTGAAAAAGTTGTGGGTTTCAAGGAAGTTAGAGGAGATGAGGCCTATTGTTGAGCAGAAACGAGCAGAGCAACTAAAGCGCCTGATTGGCGAGATCAAAGCAGCAAAGATTGCCCGTTCTAGGTTGCGTTACCTTGAGCACCAAAAGGAGATGGAAATGGAGGCTAAACGCATTCACCAAGAAATGGATGGAGTGGGGGAGGATGCAGCTAGCAGATTCAACATATTTGACGTTGATTCCTCTAGGGCCAAGGAATCTCCTATCTTTTACCGCTCAGATCCATCATTCCAGGAAGCCATCTTCTCCAAATCGTCCTCTAACAAAACTTCTTCAAAGCATGGCTCTTCTAAAACCGCATCAAAAACACAATCTGACCATGATATAGAGAAGCCTGAAAGGGCGGACGTTAAGGGAGAGACAAAGGATACACGGGCAAAAGAACAGGTCAAACGTACTTTGTGGAGGCCTAACATAGCCAAAAGGCAGTCTAAGAATGTGGACGAGGATGACGATTGGAGGCGCAAATGA
- a CDS encoding RRP5, PDCD11, rRNA biogenesis protein RRP5 (overlaps_old_locusTagID:BBM_II00635), giving the protein MDLPRSTFKKGSKIWCLANQNSNFRYDNEWNPNRIITLRDFGDRTVAMGTIAAIHAHGLEIHLLNNMIGFANYRNIYSKDFLVRHGIKDILTYWHKHKRQFPIGSDVIVRRQPEGDSSSGYLPLTLNPEDVNEDLTDELLEINMLIPAIVKSIEPHGLLLEVPVDGNKSLWKGFVSFHKQKMKVSLGNLVYVVITHVNFEGKIIKCDWPSHTQPKYTVSDTNITSIRPGAMVSTTVDLKKYKFDAKDSKLPFPAAIKVTILDNLSATLPTTHLCKYSLKRDNFILAKHSKTSEDNDVSQNSLVARITLVNYDSNEIYVSLLPTVLMWKAAQSETYTLKKSMKFTDCTVIRTYNNYGLQLLIPSYSNKSRWQKSVGFLHSTMGYKEDSASTSSVSRGKERYREVYYNYFERWSVLTSKSVDSKYRYMSPQHLPSGTIIRCRIEKILTNGVILRTVKKGISKSSQGVGDGLKYTSPFSVWIQLSHLTDIPLTTLPKRFKVGKVLRARVLEFDFTRKLIIATGKKSLVNDKNPLINVYSVKAGQKVTGFISLNGEQLLSNVAKKVTIKFFSGIRAVLSQTDQAKMLQEGVSIRNGTVVTGCVTKVYQDTNRVEIECK; this is encoded by the coding sequence ATGGACCTTCCACGGTCCACATTCAAAAAAGGGTCTAAAATATGGTGCCTGGCAAATCAAAATAGTAATTTTAGGTACGATAATGAGTGGAATCCGAATCGCATCATCACTTTGCGTGATTTTGGTGATAGAACAGTGGCTATGGGTACCATCGCTGCCATTCACGCCCATGGACTAGAAATACACcttctaaataatatgattGGCTTTGCAAATTATCGCAACATCTATTCTAAGGATTTTTTAGTTAGGCATGGTATAAAAGATATACTTACTTACTGGCACAAGCATAAGCGACAGTTTCCTATAGGCAGCGATGTTATCGTTAGACGCCAACCTGAGGGGGATTCTTCTAGCGGTTATTTGCCCTTAACACTAAACCCAGAAGATGTAAATGAAGATTTAACAGATGAGCTATTGGAGATTAATATGCTAATACCGGCAATAGTTAAGTCGATAGAACCCCATGGTTTATTGTTGGAGGTACCAGTGGATGGCAATAAAAGCTTATGGAAGGGATTTGTTAGTTTTCACAAACAAAAAATGAAGGTTTCATTGGGCAATTTGGTCTATGTAGTGATTACCCATGTTAATTTTGAGGGCAAGATTATCAAGTGCGATTGGCCCTCCCATACCCAACCTAAATATACAGTTTCAGATACTAACATAACCAGTATTAGACCTGGTGCTATGGTATCTACTACAGTTGACCttaaaaaatacaaattcGATGCTAAAGACTCTAAACTTCCTTTCCCTGCTGCAATAAAAGTCACGATACTTGACAATTTAAGTGCCACCCTACCCACAACTCATCTATGTAAGTACTCACTGAAAAGGGATAATTTCATCTTAGCAAAGCATTCAAAGACTAGTGAGGATAATGATGTTTCTCAAAATTCTTTAGTGGCACGCATAACATTAGTTAATTATGATAGCaatgaaatatatgtatCGTTGCTGCCAACGGTATTAATGTGGAAAGCTGCGCAAAGTGAAACTTACactttaaaaaaatcaatgaaGTTTACAGATTGTACGGTTATACGCACTTATAATAACTATGGACTGCAATTATTGATACCCAGTTACTCGAATAAATCTAGGTGGCAAAAGTCAGTTGGGTTTCTACACTCAACAATGGGTTATAAAGAAGATTCCGCCAGCACCAGTTCCGTGAGTAGGGGCAAAGAAAGATATAGGGAAGTATACTATAACTATTTTGAACGCTGGTCAGTACTCACATCTAAATCTGTTGATAGTAAATATCGTTATATGTCTCCACAGCATTTACCCTCTGGTACGATCATACGCTGCCGCATTGAGAAGATCCTAACCAATGGTGTAATATTACGTACAGTAAAAAAGGGTATCAGTAAATCATCTCAGGGTGTCGGCGATGGTCTAAAATATACATCGCCTTTCTCAGTATGGATACAGCTATCACATCTCACTGATATTCCACTCACAACATTGCCTAAGAGGTTCAAAGTTGGTAAGGTGCTACGGGCAAGAGTGCTTGAGTTTGATTTTACAAGGAAGCTCATAATAGCAACGGGCAAGAAGAGTTTGGTTAATGACAAGAACCCACTCATCAATGTATATAGTGTGAAAGCTGGACAAAAAGTGACCGGTTTCATATCACTAAATGGAGAGCAACTATTAAGTAATGTTGCCAAGAAGGTGACTATCAAATTCTTTTCAGGTATTCGTGCCGTGCTATCGCAAACGGATCAGGCTAAAATGTTACAGGAGGGTGTTAGTATTAGGAATGGTACCGTTGTGACAGGATGTGTGACCAAAGTGTACCAAGATACTAATAGGGTGGAAATTGAGTGTAAATGA
- a CDS encoding RNA-binding motif protein, X-linked 2 (overlaps_old_locusTagID:BBM_II00640) has translation MSGIEDIRKLSEAELKQDLRDESSWHYRYKDSCYIYIGGLHKKLTEGDIIIVFSQFGEPIDINLVRDSKTGESKGFCFLGYRNQKSTILAVDNMNGYKLLDKVLKVDHVLDYKAPLKKDSMGNFVEDKYEATGAEGKGIDNYFVTKSESILHKRYLKN, from the exons ATGTCTGGAATCGAAGACATCCGCAAACTATCAGAAGCGGAGCTTAAACAAGATTTAAGGGATGAATCTTCTTGGCATTACAGATACAAGGACTCTTGCTACATATACATTG GTGGTttacataaaaaattgacTGAGGGAGATATAATCATCGTATTTTCCCAGTTTGGAGAGCCAATAGATATAAATCTAGTCCGTGACTCCAAAACTG GTGAATCCAAGGGATTTTGCTTCCTTGGTTACCGCAACCAAAAAAGTACCATTCTGGCCGTTGACAATATGAATGGATACAAGCTTCTTGATAAAGTACTAAAAGTTGACCATGTATTGGATTATAAGGCACCTCTGAAGAAAGATAGCATG GGCAATTTTGTAGAGGATAAATATGAGGCCACCGGAGCGGAAGGGAAGGGGATTGATAACTATTTTGTCACGAAATCCGAGAgtattttacataaaagATAccttaaaaattga
- a CDS encoding dynein light chain LC8-type (overlaps_old_locusTagID:BBM_II00625) yields MDVETKEITVKSVDMDESMQKDALEVAQQAMSKFTVEKDIAGFIKKDFDRRYNPTWHCIVGRNFGSYVTHETRCFIYFYVAQTAILLFKNG; encoded by the coding sequence ATGGACGTTGAAACTAAAGAAATAACTGTGAAAAGTGTCGATATGGATGAGTCCATGCAAAAAGATGCTCTGGAGGTTGCGCAACAGGCAATGAGCAAATTTACTGTCGAAAAGGACATTGCTGGCTTTATCAAAAAGGACTTTGACAGACGCTACAATCCTACATGGCACTGCATTGTGGGTAGAAACTTTGGCTCCTATGTCACTCATGAGACCAGATGTTTTATCTACTTTTATGTAGCGCAAACTGCTATTCTTCTTTTTAAGAATGGTTGA
- a CDS encoding DNA-directed RNA polymerase II subunit H (overlaps_old_locusTagID:BBM_II00620): MVLFEDRFIVRGIDNSKYERVTRITAKSTGFDAEIVLDVNSDLFPVRENTTLHILLTNNLSTGDSGNIEEINDFGSLVGNYEYAMYGKIFKFEEISSERRCLYTSFGGLLMSLTADKQVILDLELDMRIYLLAQRVDYRN, encoded by the exons ATGGTATTGTTTGAAGACCGCTTCATTGTGCGCGGCATAGACAACTCTAAATATGAGCGTGTGACTAGAATCACCGCCAAGAGTACCGGGTTTGACGCTGAGATAGTTTTGGATGTAAATTCAGATTTGTTTCCCGTGAGGGAAAATACA ACACTGCACATATTGCTGACCAACAATTTGTCCACGGGTGACAGTGGTAATATAGAAGAAATCAACGACTTTGGATCATTGGTGGGAAATTATGAATATGCCATGTACggaaaaattttcaagtttGAAGAAATATCTTCTGAGAGAAG GTGCTTATACACTTCATTTGGTGGACTTTTAATGTCACTTACTGCGGATAAACAGGTTATATTGGATTTGGAACTTGATATGCGGATATATCTCTTGGCACAACGTGTCGACTATAGGAACTAG